Proteins encoded by one window of Chromatiales bacterium:
- the acnA gene encoding aconitate hydratase AcnA, translating into MNSFDTKTILEIGSESYTIFDISRIEQARSLPFCLKILLENLLRHEDGQTVCKDDIQALVDRKSGNKEIAYRPARVLMQDFTGVPAVVDLAAMRSAIDRFGLNPDEINPLQPTDLVIDHSIQVDKFGNDKALDLNTRIEFQRNRERYNFLKWGQKAFSNFKVVPPGSGIVHQVNLEYLARVIFIDEQHGMKIAYPDTLVGTDSHTTMINGIGVLGWGVGGIEAEASMLGQPISMLVPKVVGFKLSGKLPEGSTATDLVLTVVEMLRKLGVVGKFVEFYGDGLNELSLGDRATIANMAPEYGATCGIFPIDRETIDYLSLSGRSDNEIAVIETYAKQCGLWRNDENQLQYDQTIELALDEVVPSLAGPKRPQDRIPLNLAQEKCRDALSKIKPAPTQAEIEIDGEPVTLSDGFVAIAAITSCTNTSNPSVMLAAGLLAKKALERGLRVKPWVKTSLAPGSQVVTDYLQNAKLMDALQKLNFYIVGYGCTTCIGNSGPLSETIATAIKKHKLIASAVLSGNRNFEGRIHSQVQLNYLASPPLVIAYALAGTMNIDLYKEPLANDQQGKPVFLKDIWPSRQELNALLKQALSAEQFHKIYAEIYKGTEDWKKLDAPADILYDWSDSTYIAHPPYFENFSLEAQKPEPIKNARVLAILGDSVTTDHISPAGSIAPNSPAGLYLQAQGVLVNDFNSYGSRRGNHEVMVRGTFANIRLRNKLVPDVEGGYTLHFPSKEQMTIYDAAMRYIQESVATIVIAGKEYGSGSSRDWAAKGPRLQGVRAVIAESFERIHRTNLIGMGILPLQFLEGDSVQTLGLNGSELYTIDITEDGFAEVHITDENNQRRDFKVKIRIDTPQEQDYYDNGGILHYVLRQLAA; encoded by the coding sequence ATTTTATTAGAAAACCTGTTGCGTCACGAAGATGGACAGACCGTCTGCAAAGATGATATACAAGCCTTAGTTGATAGAAAAAGCGGTAATAAGGAGATCGCTTATAGACCTGCACGAGTATTGATGCAAGATTTTACCGGTGTACCAGCAGTGGTTGATCTCGCTGCAATGCGATCGGCAATAGATCGTTTCGGATTAAATCCAGATGAAATTAATCCTCTGCAGCCTACTGATTTGGTTATAGATCATTCCATACAGGTGGATAAATTCGGCAATGATAAGGCTCTAGATCTGAATACACGAATAGAGTTCCAACGCAACCGAGAGCGATATAATTTTCTTAAGTGGGGGCAAAAAGCATTTTCTAATTTTAAGGTAGTGCCACCTGGTTCGGGCATAGTGCATCAGGTTAACTTAGAGTATCTGGCGCGGGTAATATTCATAGACGAGCAGCATGGTATGAAAATCGCATACCCAGATACTCTGGTCGGCACTGATTCTCATACGACGATGATCAACGGTATTGGTGTATTGGGTTGGGGAGTCGGTGGCATAGAAGCCGAAGCATCCATGCTAGGGCAACCTATCTCTATGCTAGTGCCTAAAGTTGTCGGATTTAAACTCAGTGGAAAATTACCAGAGGGGTCAACTGCAACTGATTTGGTATTAACCGTTGTAGAGATGCTACGCAAGCTTGGTGTGGTAGGAAAATTTGTCGAGTTCTACGGCGACGGCTTAAATGAATTATCACTGGGAGACCGTGCCACGATTGCCAATATGGCGCCGGAATACGGGGCAACTTGCGGTATTTTCCCAATAGATAGAGAAACCATAGATTATTTATCTTTGAGCGGGCGTAGCGACAACGAAATTGCTGTAATAGAAACATACGCCAAACAATGCGGATTGTGGCGCAACGATGAAAACCAACTGCAATACGACCAAACTATAGAATTAGCCCTTGATGAGGTCGTCCCTAGTCTCGCCGGACCGAAGCGCCCACAAGATCGCATACCACTGAACTTAGCGCAAGAAAAGTGTCGCGATGCTCTATCAAAAATCAAGCCTGCTCCAACGCAGGCTGAGATTGAGATTGACGGCGAGCCAGTAACCTTAAGCGATGGTTTTGTTGCCATTGCCGCAATTACTTCGTGCACCAACACCTCAAATCCATCGGTTATGCTAGCGGCAGGATTACTCGCTAAAAAAGCATTGGAACGCGGGCTTAGAGTCAAGCCGTGGGTTAAAACATCACTCGCCCCGGGTTCTCAGGTTGTAACCGATTACCTACAAAATGCAAAACTAATGGATGCACTGCAAAAACTCAACTTCTATATCGTGGGCTACGGTTGCACGACCTGCATTGGGAACTCAGGACCGCTGTCTGAGACTATCGCTACGGCAATCAAAAAACATAAGTTGATAGCTAGTGCGGTACTCTCCGGAAATAGAAACTTTGAAGGGCGTATACATTCACAAGTTCAGTTAAATTATCTCGCGTCACCACCCTTGGTGATCGCCTATGCACTTGCCGGGACTATGAATATAGATTTATATAAAGAACCACTAGCTAACGATCAGCAAGGCAAACCAGTTTTTCTAAAAGATATATGGCCGAGCCGACAAGAACTTAATGCGTTACTCAAGCAAGCTCTGTCAGCTGAGCAATTTCACAAGATCTATGCCGAGATTTACAAAGGTACCGAAGATTGGAAAAAATTAGATGCCCCTGCCGACATACTCTACGATTGGTCGGACTCAACTTATATTGCCCATCCACCGTATTTTGAAAACTTTTCTTTAGAAGCACAAAAGCCTGAGCCTATTAAAAACGCGCGGGTGCTTGCTATCCTGGGTGACTCTGTGACCACCGACCATATCTCGCCGGCCGGTTCCATCGCACCCAATAGTCCAGCTGGGCTGTACCTACAAGCGCAAGGTGTACTAGTCAATGATTTTAATTCCTATGGTTCTCGTAGAGGTAACCACGAAGTTATGGTAAGAGGCACCTTTGCAAATATACGACTACGCAACAAATTGGTGCCTGATGTAGAAGGAGGTTATACACTGCATTTCCCATCTAAAGAACAAATGACTATCTACGATGCTGCGATGCGCTACATACAAGAATCGGTAGCGACTATCGTTATTGCTGGCAAGGAATACGGTAGCGGTTCATCTCGCGACTGGGCTGCGAAAGGACCTAGACTGCAGGGTGTTAGAGCAGTCATCGCAGAGAGCTTTGAACGTATACACAGAACCAACTTAATCGGGATGGGTATATTACCGTTACAATTTTTAGAGGGCGATAGTGTGCAGACACTCGGCTTAAATGGTAGCGAACTTTATACTATTGATATCACTGAAGACGGATTTGCCGAGGTGCATATTACTGATGAGAATAATCAGCGCAGAGACTTTAAGGTTAAAATTCGCATAGACACTCCGCAGGAACAAGATTATTATGACAACGGTGGCATCCTACACTATGTGTTGCGGCAACTCGCTGCGTAA
- a CDS encoding class II fumarate hydratase: protein MKYRIEKDSLGEVKVPADKLYGAQTQRAVDNFPISGLSMPSTFIRALGLIKYSCAQSNQRLGLLDTIIAEAIAQAAKEVAANKYDKHFPIGVFQTGSATSSNMNANEVIARLASEASSSQVHPNDHVNMSQSSNDVIPTAIHLSACLLIEEQLKPALEHLATCIATKAESLSAQLTTGRTHLMDAMPISLEQELSGWEAQVRYAVARVDSAVHRLRELAQGGTAVGTGVNSPKGFGDLFCSILSEQTRIAFTSKPNKFEALSSQDAAVECSGQLKTVAVGLMKIANDLRWMNSGPLAGLGEITLPVLQPGSSIMPGKVNPVIPESVAMVCAQVIGNDSTITIAGQSGNFQLNVMLPVIAYNLLQSIDLLSNAARILADKAIAGFVVNKEALHAALEKNPILVTALNRVIGYEKGAAIVKQAYKERRPIIDVVLEQTDLSRTEAEELLNPAQLIFPHS, encoded by the coding sequence ATGAAATACAGAATAGAAAAGGATAGCTTGGGTGAAGTAAAAGTACCTGCGGACAAGCTCTACGGTGCACAAACCCAGCGTGCAGTAGATAATTTTCCGATTAGTGGGCTATCTATGCCATCGACCTTTATACGAGCACTGGGGTTGATAAAATATAGCTGTGCGCAGAGCAATCAACGATTGGGTTTGCTGGATACTATTATTGCCGAGGCAATTGCACAAGCTGCCAAAGAGGTTGCCGCTAATAAATACGATAAGCATTTTCCGATAGGTGTATTTCAGACTGGCTCGGCAACTAGTTCTAATATGAATGCCAATGAAGTGATTGCCCGGCTTGCCTCAGAAGCATCCTCTTCTCAGGTTCACCCAAACGATCATGTCAACATGAGCCAGAGTTCTAATGATGTGATACCGACTGCGATACATCTAAGCGCCTGCCTGTTGATTGAAGAGCAATTAAAGCCGGCTCTAGAACATCTGGCGACCTGCATTGCTACCAAAGCGGAATCTCTCTCTGCGCAGCTGACCACCGGGCGAACCCATCTAATGGATGCGATGCCGATTAGCTTAGAACAAGAACTGAGTGGCTGGGAAGCACAGGTGCGATATGCAGTGGCGCGTGTAGATTCCGCTGTTCATAGACTGCGCGAGTTGGCGCAAGGCGGCACTGCGGTCGGTACTGGTGTGAATAGCCCCAAAGGCTTTGGCGATTTATTCTGCAGTATATTATCCGAACAAACTCGCATAGCTTTCACCTCTAAGCCGAATAAATTTGAAGCACTCAGTAGTCAAGATGCGGCGGTCGAATGTAGCGGTCAACTTAAAACTGTAGCCGTTGGTCTTATGAAGATAGCGAACGATTTACGCTGGATGAACTCAGGACCGCTTGCCGGTTTGGGTGAAATTACGCTACCTGTATTGCAACCCGGTAGTAGCATTATGCCGGGCAAAGTCAATCCGGTAATACCCGAATCGGTGGCAATGGTTTGCGCTCAAGTGATAGGTAACGATTCGACTATTACGATAGCCGGTCAATCGGGTAATTTTCAACTCAATGTGATGTTGCCAGTTATTGCATACAATTTACTGCAGAGTATCGATTTGCTGAGTAATGCGGCGCGCATATTAGCCGATAAAGCGATTGCCGGTTTTGTAGTAAACAAAGAGGCCTTGCACGCCGCTTTAGAAAAAAACCCGATATTAGTGACCGCTCTTAACAGAGTGATAGGCTACGAGAAAGGAGCGGCGATTGTCAAACAAGCGTATAAGGAACGCCGGCCTATTATAGATGTAGTTTTAGAGCAAACTGATTTAAGTCGCACAGAAGCCGAAGAACTATTGAATCCGGCACAACTTATTTTTCCGCATAGCTAA
- the purB gene encoding adenylosuccinate lyase, producing MTLSEITAISPIDGRYRSKSEELAEFFSEYALMRYRLIAEIEWFKFLSAHNKIDEIPALSEQAKTYLDNIVDNFDEQQAMQVKTIEKTTQHDVKALEYYLVSQTKPMPELSCLSNFFHFACTSEDINSTAYGMMLKAAREKCLLPHLRRIRDSLKAMATRYADVAMLARTHGQPASPTTLGKEMANFCYRLHEQTEKFAAIGLRAKANGACGNYNAHHLAYPEIDWQQLSKHYLELLGLQQHPYSTQIEPHDHIAELMDALSRIAHVLLDLCRDIWLYISLELFKQKIAKQEVGSSTMPHKVNPIHFENAEGNLGLAITLARHLSDKLPVSRWQRDLSDSTVLRSVGSVFAYMLIALHSIATGLDRLELNQEQIAEQLSTHPEVLGEAIQTLLRKHGMQDAYEQLKQLQRGQSISLKTLRLFIANTDLPEDDKNLLLALEPKNYIGIASRLAKEV from the coding sequence ATGACATTATCTGAAATTACTGCAATCAGTCCTATAGATGGACGATACCGAAGCAAAAGCGAAGAACTAGCCGAATTTTTTAGTGAATACGCACTGATGCGCTATCGCTTAATTGCCGAAATAGAATGGTTCAAGTTTTTATCCGCCCATAACAAAATAGATGAAATTCCGGCGCTCTCTGAGCAAGCGAAAACTTATCTAGACAATATCGTTGATAACTTTGACGAGCAACAAGCGATGCAAGTCAAAACTATAGAAAAAACGACTCAGCACGATGTCAAGGCTTTGGAATACTATTTAGTCTCGCAAACAAAACCGATGCCTGAACTCAGTTGCTTATCCAATTTTTTCCATTTCGCCTGTACCTCCGAAGATATTAATAGTACTGCTTACGGTATGATGCTCAAAGCTGCTCGCGAAAAATGCCTGCTACCTCACCTACGCCGTATCCGCGATAGCTTGAAAGCTATGGCAACACGCTATGCCGATGTTGCAATGCTGGCGAGAACCCATGGACAACCGGCATCACCGACGACCTTAGGCAAAGAAATGGCAAATTTTTGCTACCGACTGCATGAACAAACCGAAAAATTTGCTGCGATTGGATTACGAGCTAAAGCAAATGGTGCATGCGGCAACTACAATGCACATCATCTCGCTTATCCGGAAATTGACTGGCAGCAACTCAGCAAGCATTATTTAGAATTATTAGGCTTGCAACAGCATCCTTATAGCACGCAAATAGAACCGCACGATCACATTGCCGAATTGATGGATGCACTTTCGCGTATCGCGCATGTATTATTGGATTTATGCCGCGATATTTGGCTTTATATCTCGTTGGAATTATTCAAACAAAAAATCGCAAAACAAGAAGTAGGCTCTTCAACTATGCCGCATAAAGTTAACCCAATACATTTTGAGAATGCTGAAGGTAATTTAGGTCTTGCCATTACCTTAGCAAGGCATTTATCGGACAAACTACCAGTATCGCGCTGGCAACGAGATTTATCAGATTCGACGGTGCTGCGCTCAGTAGGGTCAGTATTTGCCTATATGTTAATAGCACTGCATTCTATCGCCACAGGATTGGACAGATTGGAACTAAACCAAGAGCAGATCGCAGAACAACTATCCACCCATCCGGAAGTATTAGGGGAGGCAATACAAACACTGCTAAGAAAGCACGGCATGCAGGATGCCTACGAACAACTCAAGCAATTACAACGCGGACAAAGTATATCGTTGAAAACGCTTAGACTATTTATCGCAAATACTGATCTTCCAGAAGACGACAAAAACTTATTGCTTGCCCTAGAACCCAAGAACTATATAGGTATCGCTAGTCGTCTTGCAAAAGAGGTATAA
- a CDS encoding DUF4340 domain-containing protein, which translates to MKSKTLILIVLATAISASVVFLLVREQDSTQEQQKLFPNLAADAVNIANQMNELRLSQGEQTLRIQKDDNGIWRVVEKDDFPADVPKIRALLRALTEAEKIEEMSSRSEDFPKLGIADADALDGAGILLEMDTTDNRWQLIVGNFPAHLDQGQYIRLPVENRSWLINRRLELDMTVDEWLDKYIIHMPPESLHRIVIEKHDDELVSTMTIVRRTKDGEFEIENLPADREIKSPYALQQIAAAVDYLQFKEVFPKDNSFLLPETHIDATFTTFDGFELNMQSYQIDNESYAIFSAGYQADIASQYDTSSETEAEIQSDNEYLSELYANWYYKLLSPTYSSLDIKLDDLTTSKQESQ; encoded by the coding sequence ATGAAATCCAAGACACTCATTTTAATCGTCCTGGCGACTGCAATTTCTGCATCCGTAGTATTCTTGTTGGTGCGCGAGCAAGATAGTACCCAAGAACAGCAAAAGTTGTTTCCTAATTTAGCCGCGGATGCAGTCAATATAGCCAACCAGATGAATGAATTGAGACTTTCGCAAGGCGAGCAAACCCTTCGTATACAAAAGGACGACAATGGTATCTGGCGGGTTGTAGAGAAAGATGACTTTCCTGCCGATGTGCCCAAGATACGCGCTTTATTGCGCGCCTTAACGGAAGCTGAAAAAATCGAAGAAATGAGTTCGCGCTCTGAAGATTTTCCTAAACTAGGTATTGCTGATGCTGATGCCTTAGACGGGGCAGGTATCTTATTGGAAATGGATACTACGGATAACCGCTGGCAGTTAATCGTCGGCAATTTTCCGGCACATTTGGATCAGGGACAATATATACGGCTTCCTGTTGAAAACCGTAGTTGGTTGATTAACCGTCGTTTAGAATTGGACATGACGGTTGACGAATGGTTGGATAAATACATTATTCATATGCCACCCGAAAGTCTTCATCGCATCGTTATAGAAAAGCACGACGATGAGCTTGTCAGTACTATGACTATAGTGCGCCGCACCAAAGACGGGGAATTTGAGATCGAAAATCTACCCGCTGATCGTGAAATAAAAAGCCCCTATGCCCTGCAACAGATTGCTGCAGCGGTTGATTACTTGCAGTTCAAAGAAGTATTTCCTAAAGACAATAGTTTTTTACTACCTGAGACGCATATAGATGCAACATTTACGACCTTCGACGGTTTCGAATTGAATATGCAAAGCTACCAAATAGATAATGAATCCTATGCCATTTTTTCAGCGGGGTATCAAGCCGACATCGCATCGCAATACGACACCTCGTCGGAGACGGAAGCTGAAATACAAAGCGACAATGAATATCTGTCGGAACTCTATGCGAATTGGTATTACAAACTACTTAGCCCGACATACAGTTCTCTGGATATAAAACTTGACGACCTAACTACTAGCAAGCAAGAATCGCAGTAG
- a CDS encoding Gldg family protein, whose protein sequence is MRFLSSTKSVCILLAILFLVLITLSNILFKNMRLDLTENKIYSLSDSTRNIVAAIDQPLNLYLFFTQESSSNNPYYRKYYKRVREILEEYKIYAGGKLRLNFIDPVPFSEDEDRASGFGIQRIPLEESGDVLYFGLAGSNAVGDVEKIPFLDPRREVFLEYDIDKLLYTLMNPKKPIIGLMSALPMYPVEGLGAASRPNPWVIIEQIEQLFEVQLVFTDSEQIDEEIDVLMVVHPKNLADKTLYAIDQYVMKGGNAIFFVDPYAEVEEIPLPSDVQMQDLSIKGSSLNTLFKEWGFEVAERTVVTDFNNSLQISLPGQPPQRNILYIGLNKNSIDREDVVTSALEQVNFAIASHIKVLDKEKIEMTPLMYTSKESSLVPLDIIRFMSEPSELEKGFRASQEEYPIAARLKGEIDSAFDAPPKEADEEGDNGDDSKSDDADGQQAQDDALDSHIAKSDGPVNLLVVADVDVLSDRLWVVVQNFFGQRLYQPIANNRDFVINAIDNITGGKDLIGIRSRASFNRPFTKVVEIEQGAVIKYREVEQELESKLRETEAKLQELQEQRSDRKRGANILSDEQMQEYQKFQRQRLQTRKQLREVKYNLAKDIDQLGRDLKIINIGAVPALVTVLALVFAFVKRRRQRR, encoded by the coding sequence ATGCGGTTTTTATCTTCTACTAAAAGCGTTTGTATATTGTTGGCAATATTATTTTTGGTATTGATTACTCTGTCCAACATTTTGTTCAAAAACATGCGTTTGGATTTGACCGAAAACAAAATATATAGCCTGTCCGATAGCACGCGCAATATCGTTGCAGCAATAGATCAGCCGCTGAACCTCTATTTATTTTTCACTCAAGAATCAAGTAGCAACAATCCGTATTATCGTAAATACTATAAGCGTGTGCGAGAAATTCTGGAGGAATATAAAATCTACGCCGGTGGTAAATTAAGGCTGAACTTTATAGACCCGGTGCCTTTTTCGGAAGATGAAGATCGTGCCTCAGGCTTTGGTATACAAAGAATTCCGTTAGAAGAGAGCGGCGATGTGTTGTATTTCGGTTTGGCTGGTAGCAACGCAGTCGGAGATGTTGAAAAGATACCATTTTTAGATCCACGCCGTGAAGTTTTTCTGGAATACGATATTGACAAACTACTCTATACTTTGATGAATCCTAAAAAACCGATTATTGGTCTGATGTCTGCACTACCTATGTATCCAGTCGAGGGTTTGGGCGCGGCAAGCCGCCCTAATCCGTGGGTGATTATCGAACAGATAGAACAGCTCTTTGAAGTTCAATTAGTTTTTACCGATAGCGAACAAATAGACGAAGAGATTGATGTGTTGATGGTGGTGCACCCTAAAAATTTAGCCGACAAAACGCTTTATGCGATAGATCAATATGTGATGAAAGGTGGCAATGCGATATTTTTTGTCGATCCTTATGCCGAAGTTGAGGAAATTCCTTTGCCGAGTGATGTGCAGATGCAGGATTTATCGATAAAGGGTTCATCGCTGAACACCTTATTTAAGGAGTGGGGTTTTGAGGTAGCCGAACGCACTGTGGTGACCGACTTTAACAACAGTTTACAAATTAGCCTGCCCGGTCAGCCGCCGCAGCGTAATATTCTTTATATCGGGCTGAATAAAAATAGTATAGATCGTGAAGATGTAGTCACTTCGGCGTTGGAGCAAGTCAATTTTGCGATAGCCTCACACATCAAAGTATTGGATAAGGAAAAAATAGAAATGACGCCGTTGATGTACACCAGTAAAGAGTCTTCACTGGTACCCTTAGATATAATCCGTTTTATGAGTGAGCCGTCGGAGTTGGAAAAGGGATTCAGAGCTTCGCAAGAGGAATATCCGATTGCTGCCCGCCTCAAAGGCGAGATTGACAGTGCTTTTGATGCGCCTCCTAAAGAAGCGGACGAAGAAGGTGACAACGGTGATGACAGTAAGAGCGATGATGCCGATGGGCAACAGGCTCAAGACGATGCGTTAGATTCTCATATAGCAAAATCAGACGGCCCGGTTAATTTGCTCGTCGTTGCCGATGTAGATGTGCTGAGCGATCGTTTATGGGTGGTCGTGCAGAATTTTTTTGGTCAGCGTCTGTACCAGCCGATTGCTAATAATCGCGACTTTGTAATCAATGCGATAGATAATATTACCGGCGGTAAAGATCTGATAGGTATACGTAGTCGTGCGAGTTTTAATCGTCCCTTTACCAAAGTAGTGGAGATAGAACAAGGTGCGGTGATCAAATATCGAGAAGTCGAGCAAGAATTGGAGAGCAAACTCAGAGAGACCGAAGCAAAACTGCAGGAATTACAAGAGCAACGCAGCGACCGCAAGAGGGGTGCCAACATATTGAGTGACGAGCAGATGCAAGAATATCAAAAGTTTCAGAGACAAAGATTACAAACGCGTAAACAGCTGCGGGAGGTTAAATATAACTTGGCTAAAGACATAGATCAACTCGGCCGTGATCTTAAAATCATTAATATCGGCGCAGTGCCGGCACTGGTTACCGTTTTAGCACTGGTTTTTGCGTTTGTTAAGCGGCGTCGGCAAAGACGATGA
- a CDS encoding heme exporter protein CcmB, protein MKTIYAIMKRELSHYFTTPLAYVFIIIFLMLAATFTFYLGNFYERNQADLVPFFQYHPWLYLFLIPAISMRLWAEEKKSGSIELLMTLPISIVQAVLGKYLAAWLFAGLALLLTFPLWLTVNYLGEPDNGVIFSSYLGSFLMAGAFLAIGSCISATTSNQVIAFIISIAICFLFITTNFPFVIDFFKLWLPQVLLDTITSMSFLSHFSSINKGVIDLRDIIYFMLMIGFWLIANVVVLENRKQG, encoded by the coding sequence TTACGACACCGCTCGCTTATGTTTTCATCATTATATTTTTGATGCTCGCTGCTACCTTTACTTTCTATTTGGGTAATTTTTACGAGCGTAATCAAGCTGATTTGGTACCGTTCTTTCAGTATCATCCGTGGTTGTATCTGTTTTTAATTCCGGCAATATCCATGCGTTTGTGGGCTGAGGAAAAAAAGAGTGGTAGCATAGAACTGCTGATGACCTTGCCGATTAGCATCGTGCAGGCAGTGCTGGGTAAATATCTGGCAGCGTGGTTATTCGCCGGATTGGCATTGTTGTTAACCTTCCCGTTGTGGCTAACGGTCAATTATTTAGGGGAACCCGACAACGGCGTCATATTCTCGTCGTATCTGGGTAGTTTTTTGATGGCTGGTGCGTTCTTGGCTATAGGCTCGTGCATTTCGGCAACGACCAGCAATCAAGTCATTGCGTTTATTATCAGCATTGCGATTTGCTTTTTGTTTATCACGACGAATTTCCCTTTTGTGATAGATTTCTTTAAGCTGTGGCTGCCGCAAGTTTTATTGGACACTATAACTTCAATGAGTTTCTTATCGCACTTTAGTTCTATTAATAAGGGCGTTATAGATCTCAGAGATATAATTTATTTTATGTTGATGATAGGCTTCTGGCTGATTGCCAATGTAGTTGTTTTAGAGAATAGAAAGCAAGGATGA